One Diospyros lotus cultivar Yz01 chromosome 1, ASM1463336v1, whole genome shotgun sequence genomic window carries:
- the LOC127792675 gene encoding beta-carotene hydroxylase 2, chloroplastic-like isoform X2 has translation MPAGISIAASGPRSFILTRKYPLLGPGPESTTSTPTCLFSLPARRFGAVLRSGSRTAKTICFMVKEEELAAQLEAGDQDETGGVETDKRISAARVEERLARKRSERFTYLVAAVMSSFGITSMAVLAVYYRFSWQMEGGEIPYSEMFGTFALSVGAAVGMEFWARWAHRALWHASLWHMHESHHKPREGPFELNDVFAIINAVPAIALLSYGFFHKSLVPGLCFGAGLGITVFGMAYMFVHDGLVHKRFPVGPIADVPYFRRVAAAHQEVEEVGGDEELEKEVNRRTRLSKGS, from the exons ATGCCGGCCGGAATTTCCATCGCCGCCTCGGGCCCCCGCTCCTTCATCCTTACCCGGAAATACCCATTACTCGGCCCGGGACCCGAATCCACTACCAGTACTCCGACTTGCCTGTTCTCTCTGCCAGCTCGCCGGTTCGGCGCCGTGCTCCGGTCAGGCTCGAGGACGGCGAAAACGATCTGTTTCATGGTGAAGGAAGAAGAATTGGCCGCCCAACTCGAAGCCGGTGACCAGGACGAAACGGGCGGTGTAGAAACGGATAAGCGGATCTCCGCCGCCCGCGTGGAGGAGAGGCTGGCCCGGAAGAGGTCCGAGCGGTTCACGTACCTCGTCGCCGCCGTGATGTCTAGCTTTGGCATAACTTCCATGGCTGTTTTGGCTGTCTACTATCGCTTTTCTTGGCAAATGGAG GGCGGAGAGATTCCCTATTCGGAAATGTTTGGCACATTTGCTCTCTCTGTGGGCGCTGCC GTGGGCATGGAGTTCTGGGCGAGGTGGGCTCACCGAGCTCTCTGGCACGCTTCCTTATGGCACATGCACGAG TCTCACCATAAACCCAGAGAAGGCCCCTTTGAGCTAAACGACGTCTTCGCCATTATCAACGCCGTCCCGGCCATCGCACTCCTCTCCTATGGCTTCTTCCACAAAAGCCTTGTTCCCGGCCTCTGCTTCGGAGCC GGTCTTGGCATAACAGTGTTTGGGATGGCCTACATGTTCGTCCACGATGGTCTCGTGCACAAGAGATTCCCTGTGGGCCCTATCGCTGATGTACCTTACTTCAGGAGAGTCGCTGCGGCTCATCAG GAAGTGGAGGAAGTGGGAGGAGATGAAGAGCTGGAAAAGGAAGTGAACCGAAGGACCAGATTGTCCAAAGGCTCGTGA
- the LOC127792675 gene encoding beta-carotene hydroxylase 2, chloroplastic-like isoform X1, producing MPAGISIAASGPRSFILTRKYPLLGPGPESTTSTPTCLFSLPARRFGAVLRSGSRTAKTICFMVKEEELAAQLEAGDQDETGGVETDKRISAARVEERLARKRSERFTYLVAAVMSSFGITSMAVLAVYYRFSWQMEGGEIPYSEMFGTFALSVGAAVGMEFWARWAHRALWHASLWHMHESHHKPREGPFELNDVFAIINAVPAIALLSYGFFHKSLVPGLCFGAGLGITVFGMAYMFVHDGLVHKRFPVGPIADVPYFRRVAAAHQLHHSDKFNGVPYGLFLGPKEVEEVGGDEELEKEVNRRTRLSKGS from the exons ATGCCGGCCGGAATTTCCATCGCCGCCTCGGGCCCCCGCTCCTTCATCCTTACCCGGAAATACCCATTACTCGGCCCGGGACCCGAATCCACTACCAGTACTCCGACTTGCCTGTTCTCTCTGCCAGCTCGCCGGTTCGGCGCCGTGCTCCGGTCAGGCTCGAGGACGGCGAAAACGATCTGTTTCATGGTGAAGGAAGAAGAATTGGCCGCCCAACTCGAAGCCGGTGACCAGGACGAAACGGGCGGTGTAGAAACGGATAAGCGGATCTCCGCCGCCCGCGTGGAGGAGAGGCTGGCCCGGAAGAGGTCCGAGCGGTTCACGTACCTCGTCGCCGCCGTGATGTCTAGCTTTGGCATAACTTCCATGGCTGTTTTGGCTGTCTACTATCGCTTTTCTTGGCAAATGGAG GGCGGAGAGATTCCCTATTCGGAAATGTTTGGCACATTTGCTCTCTCTGTGGGCGCTGCC GTGGGCATGGAGTTCTGGGCGAGGTGGGCTCACCGAGCTCTCTGGCACGCTTCCTTATGGCACATGCACGAG TCTCACCATAAACCCAGAGAAGGCCCCTTTGAGCTAAACGACGTCTTCGCCATTATCAACGCCGTCCCGGCCATCGCACTCCTCTCCTATGGCTTCTTCCACAAAAGCCTTGTTCCCGGCCTCTGCTTCGGAGCC GGTCTTGGCATAACAGTGTTTGGGATGGCCTACATGTTCGTCCACGATGGTCTCGTGCACAAGAGATTCCCTGTGGGCCCTATCGCTGATGTACCTTACTTCAGGAGAGTCGCTGCGGCTCATCAG TTGCACCACTCGGACAAGTTTAATGGAGTCCCTTATGGCCTGTTCTTGGGACCTAAG GAAGTGGAGGAAGTGGGAGGAGATGAAGAGCTGGAAAAGGAAGTGAACCGAAGGACCAGATTGTCCAAAGGCTCGTGA
- the LOC127794042 gene encoding protein FAR-RED IMPAIRED RESPONSE 1-like, translating to MSDIKEENHIVLTESFEDNEKTFVNNEEITKDNEYPTSEEEESDLVPKIGMKFNEEKDIFEFYKRYTYHVGFLVKRKSSRKGDDGVLSYNSTVVEVGGYENLTFVEKDCRNYIDQVKRLRLGERDAAVIQAYFSKIVDLNKDDRVKNVFWADNRYRQAFKEFDDIVTFDTTYLTNRYDMSFALFVGVNDHRQSTLLGCGTISNEDPRTFVWLFRTWLECMKDQAPVGIITGQDRTMQNDIEIVFPNTNHRWCLWHILKKLPEKFGNNSSKAYILSGVHKVVYESQSPEEFEYAWNSMIEKCALHDNDWLFGLYKESCRWVPWFVKTNF from the exons atGAGTGACATAa aagaagaaaatcataTTGTGCTTACAGAATCATTCGAAGATAATGAGAAAACTTTTGTTAATAATGAGGAAATTACCAAAGATAATGAGTATCCTACGtcggaagaagaagagagtgaTCTTGTCCCTAAAATTGGAATGAAGTTCAATGAGGAGAAagacatttttgaattttacaaaagatATACTTACCATGTGGGTTTTCTTGTTAAAAGAAAGAGTTCGAGGAAGGGTGATGACGGTGTTCTAAG TTATAACTCAACTGTTGTTGAAGTTGGTGGATATGAGAACCTGACGTTTGTGGAAAAGGATTGTAGAAATTACATTGATCAGGTGAAGAGATTAAGACTTGGGGAAAGAGATGCTGCTGTTATTCAAGCTTATTTTTCGAAGAT TGTGGATTTGAATAAAGATGACAGAGTGAAGAACGTCTTTTGGGCTGATAATAGATATAGACAAGCATTTAAGGAATTCGACGATATTGTCACATTTGACACCACATACTTGACCAATAGGTACGACATGTCGTTTGCTCTATTCGTTGGTGTAAATGACCATAGACAGTCGACACTGCTTGGATGTGGTACTATTTCCAACGAGGACCCCAGGACTTTTGTGTGGTTGTTTAGGACATGGCTTGAGTGTATGAAGGATCAAGCACCTGTAGGAATAATCACTGGTCAAGATAGGACCATGCAAAATGATATTGAGATAGTCTTCCCTAACACAAATCATAGATGGTGTTTGTGGCATATATTAAAGAAGTTACCTGAAAAATTTGGTAACAATAGCTCTAAGGCATATATTCTTTCAGGCGTACATAAGGTGGTGTATGAATCACAGAGTCCTGAAGAATTCGAGTACGCATGGAAttcaatgattgagaaatgTGCACTGCATGACAATGATTGGTTGTTTGGACTTTACAAAGAAAGTTGTCGTTGGGTCCCATGGTTCGTGAAAACCAATTTTTAG
- the LOC127793540 gene encoding septum site-determining protein minD homolog, chloroplastic, protein MMSLQSLTNPKPCTLYSPTPTPFKSKTLKSRKLKANSVRSVLQYNRKPQLAGETPRVVVITSGKGGVGKTTTTANVGLSLARLGLSVVAIDADVGLRNLDLLLGLENRVNYTVVEVLNGDCRLDQALVRDKRWSNFELLCISKPRSKLPIGFGGKALVWLVDALKDRQEGCPDFILIDCPAGIDAGFITAITPANEAVLVTTPDITSLRDADRVTGLLECDGIRDIKMIVNRVRTDMIKGEDMMSVLDVQEMLGLALLGVIPEDSEVIRSTNRGYPLVLNRPPTLAGLAFEQAAWRLVEQDSMQAVMVEEEPKKRGWFSFFGG, encoded by the coding sequence ATGATGTCTTTGCAGTCTCTCACAAACCCTAAACCCTGCACCCTATACTCTCCCACTCCCACGCCCTTCAAATCCAAAACCCTAAAATCTCGAAAACTCAAAGCCAACTCCGTAAGATCAGTGCTTCAGTACAACCGCAAGCCTCAACTGGCCGGCGAGACTCCCAGAGTGGTTGTCATCACCTCCGGCAAGGGTGGCGTCGGAAAGACTACCACCACCGCCAATGTCGGCCTCTCCCTCGCCCGCCTTGGCCTCTCCGTCGTCGCCATCGACGCCGACGTCGGCCTCCGCAACCTCGACCTCCTTCTCGGCCTTGAGAACCGCGTCAACTACACCGTCGTCGAGGTCCTCAACGGCGATTGTCGCCTGGACCAAGCCCTCGTCCGCGACAAGCGGTGGTCCAACTTCGAATTGCTCTGCATTTCCAAGCCCCGCTCCAAGCTTCCAATCGGCTTCGGCGGCAAAGCCCTAGTCTGGCTCGTCGACGCCCTCAAAGACCGGCAGGAAGGTTGCCCGGACTTCATACTCATCGACTGTCCCGCCGGCATCGACGCTGGGTTCATCACGGCGATCACGCCGGCGAACGAGGCGGTTCTGGTGACCACGCCGGACATAACGAGCTTGCGCGACGCCGATAGGGTTACGGGATTGCTCGAATGCGACGGAATTAGGGATATCAAGATGATTGTGAACCGAGTTCGGACGGACATGATCAAAGGTGAGGATATGATGTCGGTGCTCGACGTTCAGGAAATGTTGGGGCTGGCATTGTTGGGGGTGATTCCAGAGGATTCCGAGGTTATTCGGAGCACGAATCGAGGGTACCCTCTGGTGCTGAACAGGCCGCCGACATTGGCCGGATTGGCGTTCGAGCAGGCGGCGTGGAGGCTGGTGGAGCAGGACAGTATGCAGGCGGTGATGGTGGAAGAGGAGCCGAAGAAGAGGGGCTGGTTTTCTTTCTTTGGAGGGTAG
- the LOC127806039 gene encoding uncharacterized protein LOC127806039: MECNKVAPGVRKAKKKQVKDELDRLKQAEKKKRRLEKALATSAAIRSELEKKKQKKKEEQQRLDEEGAAIAEAVALHVLVGEDSDDSCKIMLNKDEGFSPWDYARNVDFFMGARNAVLHQHDLSEHSFEGTRWVPNIYGPGYEWGTSDRSVSSGAYGEDLYMPYSYDADWGTAEISAGLLAAQAVASLQIAEDAQVDAYVFNRMLQG, translated from the coding sequence ATGGAATGTAACAAAGTGGCACCTGGTGTtagaaaagcaaagaagaagcaGGTTAAGGATGAGTTGGATCGTCTGAAGCAggctgagaagaagaagaggcgaTTGGAGAAAGCCCTGGCCACTTCAGCTGCCATTCGTTCTGAGctagaaaagaagaaacagaaaaagaaggaagaacagCAGAGACTTGATGAGGAGGGTGCTGCAATTGCTGAGGCAGTTGCTCTGCATGTCCTAGTTGGTGAGGACTCTGATGACTCATGCAAAATTATGCTGAATAAGGATGAGGGGTTCAGCCCTTGGGATTACGCCCGAAATGTTGACTTCTTCATGGGTGCAAGGAACGCAGTCCTTCATCAACATGATCTCTCAGAACATTCATTTGAAGGAACTCGGTGGGTTCCTAATATATATGGACCTGGATACGAGTGGGGAACCAGTGACAGGTCAGTCTCATCTGGGGCTTATGGAGAGGACCTTTACATGCCGTATTCTTATGATGCAGATTGGGGGACTGCAGAAATCTCTGCAGGCCTTCTTGCAGCACAGGCTGTTGCATCCCTCCAAATTGCAGAAGACGCCCAAGTTGACGCATATGTTTTCAACAGAATGTTACAAGGTTGA
- the LOC127806034 gene encoding uncharacterized protein LOC127806034, protein MTEVILHIYDVTNSESDKTNNTIVQINKIFKDGIGLGGIFHSAVQVYGDDEWSFGYCEQGSGVFSYPAGKNPMYTYRESIVLGTTNFSVYKVSQILRELSRDWPGCTYDLLSRNCNHFCDELCERLGVPKLPGWVNRFAHAGDTAVEIAETTALRFRQAKTEIVSASKVAYRFLLGVTSNQSAAASESPSNSNRGAPRFQATWFKNLVSGAKPSSSSALEDQEAVSASGATAT, encoded by the exons ATGACGGAGGTCATCCTCCACATTTACGACGTGACGAACAGCGAATCGGACAAGACGAACAACACCATTGTTCAGATCAACAAGATCTTCAAAGACGGAATCGGCCTCGGCGGCATCTTCCACAGCGCCGTCCAg GTTTATGGGGATGATGAATGGTCATTTGGCTACTGTGAACAAGGTTCTGGAGTTTTTAGTTACCCGGCTGGAAAGAACCCAATGTATACATATCGTGAATCTATTGTTCTTGGAACAACAAACTTTTCTGTATACAAGGTCAGTCAGATCCTCAGGGAATTAAGTAGGGATTGGCCAGGATGCACATATGATCTTTTATCAAGAAACTGCAATCATTTCTGCGATGAATTGTGTGAAAGGCTTGGAGTGCCTAAACTTCCTG GCTGGGTAAACCGCTTTGCTCATGCGGGTGATACAGCAGTGGAAATAGCAGAAACCACAGCCTTACGG TTCAGACAAGCTAAGACAGAGATTGTGTCAGCCAGCAAAGTGGCTTACCGGTTCCTCTTGGGTGTCACTTCCAACCAATCGGCTGCTGCTTCAGAGTCCCCAAGCAATTCCAACAGAGGGGCGCCTAGATTCCAAGCTACTTGGTTTAAGAACCTAGTTTCTGGTGCCAAACCATCTAGCAGTTCAGCTTTGGAAGACCAGGAAGCTGTAAGTGCTTCAGGTGCAACAGCAACGTGA